One segment of Pseudomonas sp. FP2196 DNA contains the following:
- a CDS encoding bacterioferritin yields the protein MSDLHLSDVQTLRERARQHVENGAVTEGYSANREEVLRLLNESLATELVCVLRYKRHYFMANGLKAHVAAEEFLEHATQEAEHADRLAERIVQLGGEPEFNPDMLSKMSHAQYVAGNTLKEMVYEDLVAERIAIDSYREIIQYIGEKDPTTRRIFEDILAQEEEHADDMADILNDL from the coding sequence ATGAGCGACCTGCATTTGTCTGATGTTCAAACCCTGCGCGAGCGCGCACGGCAACACGTGGAAAACGGCGCGGTGACCGAGGGTTACAGCGCCAACCGTGAAGAAGTGCTGCGCTTGCTCAATGAATCGCTGGCCACTGAACTGGTCTGCGTGTTGCGCTACAAGCGCCACTATTTCATGGCCAACGGCCTGAAAGCCCACGTGGCCGCTGAAGAGTTTCTCGAACACGCCACCCAGGAAGCCGAGCACGCCGACCGTCTGGCCGAGCGCATCGTGCAACTGGGCGGCGAGCCGGAGTTCAACCCGGACATGCTGTCGAAAATGTCCCATGCTCAGTACGTGGCCGGGAACACTTTGAAGGAAATGGTCTACGAAGACCTGGTCGCCGAGCGGATCGCCATTGATAGCTACCGCGAGATCATTCAGTACATCGGTGAAAAAGACCCGACCACCCGGCGTATCTTCGAAGACATCCTGGCGCAGGAAGAAGAGCATGCCGATGACATGGCCGACATCCTGAACGACCTGTAA